Proteins co-encoded in one Luteolibacter sp. Y139 genomic window:
- a CDS encoding aspartate 1-decarboxylase yields the protein MLHQVLKSKLHRAMITAADVDYEGSIEIPTDLMDAVGLWPGEKVLVASITTGNRLETYVQPGIPGTGNILINGGAAHRIKKGERVAIMAFGLSDAPVLAKKVVLDEENRILRDGR from the coding sequence ATGCTCCATCAGGTGCTCAAATCCAAGCTTCACCGGGCAATGATCACTGCCGCCGACGTCGACTACGAAGGCAGCATCGAGATCCCCACCGACCTGATGGACGCCGTCGGCCTCTGGCCCGGTGAAAAGGTGCTCGTCGCCTCCATCACCACCGGCAACCGCCTCGAGACCTACGTCCAGCCCGGCATCCCCGGCACTGGCAATATCCTCATCAACGGCGGAGCCGCCCATCGTATTAAGAAAGGCGAACGAGTCGCCATCATGGCTTTTGGCCTCTCGGATGCTCCAGTCCTCGCCAAAAAGGTCGTCTTGGACGAAGAAAATCGCATTCTGCGCGACGGACGCTAA